GGTAGACGGCCGTGATCGCCAGCATGCGAATGGCATAGAGGCCGAGGGCCCAGAGGGCGGCGGCCAGGTCCAGGCCCGTGAACAGCAGGATCAGGCAACCCAGATGGCTGAGGATGATGAAGACAGGTCCGAGGGCGTAAAGCAGCATCAGGGGGAGTCCCAATCCGGGCTGGCCGTGCCGCAATTCAGGGCGCAAATCTGCTCCACTCGGCTGTAAAGGTGAAGCGCGACCCTAGTCAATGGCCCTTATTCCCCAGGAGCTGCCATGGATCCGATGATCCAAAACCTGCTGCGCCCCGAGGCCTACGGCCACCCGCTGGGGCCCGATGCTCCCCGGCTGCTCGAGACCCACCTCTCCTGGGTGCTGCTGAGTGGGCCCTATGCCTACAAGCTCAAAAAGCCCGTGGCCTTTGGCTTTGTCGATTTCTCCACGGCCGAGCTGCGGGAGCAGGCCTGCCGGGAGGAGTTGCGCCTGAACCGCCGCCTTTCACCAGAGCGCTACCTGGATCTGGTGCCGGTCTATGGCCCAAAGGAGGAGGCCAGCTTTGTGGCCCCTGAAGCAGTTGCCATCGAAGCAGTTGCCTCCCCACCGGTGATCGCCTGGGCGGTGCGGATGGTGCAATTCGACCAGGCCCAATTGCTGCCGGCGGCCCTGGCCTCTGGCCTGGTTGATGCAGGGGCCATCAGCCAGCTGGCCGAGGAGCTGGCGCAGTTTCACCGGAGTGCGGCCAGCACCGAGGCCGGTAGCGCCTGGGGCCAGCCCGATCTGGTGCTGCAACCGGTGCTCGACAACCTCACGGCCCTGGCCGATTGCCCGGCGGCCCAGGCCGACCTGGCCCCGCTCCAGGCCTGGGTTGGGGTCCAGGCCGCAGCCCTGGCCCCCTGGTTTCGGCAACGCCAAGGGGAGGGGCAGATTCGTGAATGTCACGGCGATTTGCACCTGGGCAACATGTTGCTGGGGCCAGCGGGGATCGAGGTCTTCGACGCCTTGGAATTCAGCGAAAGCCTGCGCTGGATTGATCCAATCAGCGAAATGGCCTTCCTGGTGATGGATCTGGCGGTGCGGGGCCGCCCCGATTTGGGCAGCCTGCTGCTCAACCGTTGGCTGGAGGCCAGTGGCGATGGGGCCGGCCTGCGGGGCTGGGCCTGGTACAGCGTTTATCGGGCCCTGGTGCGGGCCAAGGTGAGTTGGTTGCGGCTGAAACAAAGCGGCCTCTCGGCAGAGGAGATCAGCCAGGGGCAGGCCGACCTGGGGCAATACCTGGCCTTGGCCAGGGCCTGGATCGGGCGCCCGGCCCAGCCCCTGCTGTTGATGCACGGGCTTTCGGGCAGCGGTAAGTCGACCGAGGCGGCTCGGCTCAGCCAAATCCTGGGGGCCGTGGTGTTTCGCTCTGATGTGGAACGCAAGCGCCTATTCGGGCTTTGGGGCCAGGCACCAATCCGCCGGCTGGAGGGGGAGCTCTACGGCCCGGAAGCCAGCCGACACCTCTACGAGATCACCCTGCCGGCC
This genomic interval from Cyanobium sp. WAJ14-Wanaka contains the following:
- a CDS encoding bifunctional aminoglycoside phosphotransferase/ATP-binding protein — translated: MDPMIQNLLRPEAYGHPLGPDAPRLLETHLSWVLLSGPYAYKLKKPVAFGFVDFSTAELREQACREELRLNRRLSPERYLDLVPVYGPKEEASFVAPEAVAIEAVASPPVIAWAVRMVQFDQAQLLPAALASGLVDAGAISQLAEELAQFHRSAASTEAGSAWGQPDLVLQPVLDNLTALADCPAAQADLAPLQAWVGVQAAALAPWFRQRQGEGQIRECHGDLHLGNMLLGPAGIEVFDALEFSESLRWIDPISEMAFLVMDLAVRGRPDLGSLLLNRWLEASGDGAGLRGWAWYSVYRALVRAKVSWLRLKQSGLSAEEISQGQADLGQYLALARAWIGRPAQPLLLMHGLSGSGKSTEAARLSQILGAVVFRSDVERKRLFGLWGQAPIRRLEGELYGPEASRHLYEITLPALVEAASAGGLAVILDACFLKQRERRQMAELAQRLGLPLKIVVCGAPEATLRQRLIGRAAAGSDPSDATVEVMQQQRLWLEPLTAEEGALVFCAEAAGPALSP